CATCCGTGACTCCATCATCGACGAGGAGACGCACGTCGAGGACCTCGACCTCTCCGGCGCGCTCATCGGTGCGCACTCCCGTCTGCAGCCCGAGTAACGAACCGACTACGACTGCCGGCCCACCGGGTCTCGAGGAGACTCAGCGCCGGTACATCCCCGTTTTACCACCCCGACCAGCCGGTCTGCGGGGGGACGAACGCCGTGTGGGGGGACGGCGGCCGCGTGTCAGCGTTTCACACAAATCGGTCGTTGAGCCTTAGGTACCTTTTGATGACCGCCACGAGTAGGGGTGGGTATGTCAGAGTACGCTCGCATCGCCTCCCCGCTGGTGACGCGGTCGGTCGACCGGGGCATCGCACTCGTCCGGTGGAGTGCCTTCTGGAGCGCGATCGCCCTCCCACTGGTCCACGTCCCGCTGCTGGTCGCCGACGGGATCCCCCCGTCGTCGCCGCTCGTCCTGTCGCTGTGGCTCGTAAACGTCGTCGCGCTGGTGCTCGGTCGTCACCACGCCCCCCACGGCCGGCCGCGACGCCCGCGAGGTGAGCGTCGGTGAGCCGAGCCGAGTCGGCGACGGCGAGCAAACGGGACCGGCTGGAGTCGTACCTCCGCCGGCGCGCCGAAGAGGGAGAGTTCTACTTCAAGAGCAAGTTCATCGCAAGCGAGGTGGGGCTCTCGACCAAGGAGATCGGCGCGCTCATGCCCGAGGTTCGGCGGTCGGCGACCACGGTCGACATCGACGAGTGGGGGTACGCGAACGCCACGACGTGGCGGGTCGTCCCGACCGAGGACTGACCAGGTAGGGCACGGATCGGCCGGAGGCACGTGGATATTTGTCACGCCGCGCACACTGACGGGTATGGACGGCACACCCGACGTAGCGACGCACGGCGAGGGCGGGCAGACGCACCACGCCAGCCGGTGGCCGATCGTCGCCGCCGTCGGCGCGGCGACGCTGTACGGCGGCGGTGGCCTGGTGCTCGCCGGCGGATCGCTGCTCCCGCGGCTCCCACTGCTCGGTCTCGCCGGCGTGGGCGTTGTGGTGCTGTTCGTCGGCCTGGCGGGGTGGGCGTACGAGGCGTTCGTGGCCGATTACTGGGCCACACAGGCGGACCGCTCGCGCATCTACATGGGCGGGATGATCCTCTTTCTCGTCTCCGACGTGGCGACGTTCGCGGCGGGGTTCGTCTACTACGCGTTCGTCCGGGTGGGCTCGTGGCCGCCGGGGGAGTTGCCGCCGCTCGTCGGGTCGCTCGTGCTCGCGAACACGCTCGTGTTGGTCGTGAGCAGCGGGACGATCCACCTCGCACACGGCGCGCTCGAAGCCGGCCGACGGCGGCGGTTCGTCCGGTGGCTCGCGGTGACGGTCGGGCTCGGCGTCGTCTTCGTCGCCGGGCAGATATACGAGTACTACGAGTTCGTCGTCCACGAGGAGTTCGCTCTGTCGAGCGGCGTCTTCGCCAGCGCCTTCTTCGGGCTCACGGGACTGCACGGGCTCCACGTGACCCTCGGGGTCGTGATGCTCGGGACCGTGCTCGTGCGTGCGCTTCAGGGGCAGTTCGTCGAGGGCCGCGACACGGGCGTCCGGACGGTCGCGCTCTACTGGCACTTCGTCGACGTCGTCTGGGTCTTCCTCGTCGCCGTGCTCTACGTCGGCGCGGTCGTCGGCTGACCGCCCTCGCCCTCGTTACTCCGACCGCTCGTTCTCGCCGGCCTGCCGTTCGAGCGCGACGAGCTTCCGGTAGGCCGGCGGGGTGAGCACGGCGACGGTTCCGAGGCCGATGGCGAACAGCCCGAGCGGGAAGCCGAGCGCCGGGGCCCGGAAGCAGGTGTTCTCCGCGACGATCGTCGCGTAGTAGCGCGAACCCTCGTACGTGACGACCGTGCCGTTCTCGAACGCCGGGCGGTTGGGGAACGATCCGTAGACGTGGGCCTCGCCGCGCGGGGCGTCGAGCGCCTCGGTGAACGCCGTCCGCTCGGCCGGGCTCAGCTCCGCGAACGAGAGGGTGGCCACGCGCGGGCCGCCGTCGTCGACGAGTTCCGCGACGCGTTCGGGCGACTCGACCGCGATGGTGGGCTCGTCGCAGTCACGGAGTTCGTCCTGGATGAGTGCGTAGCCGCCGGGGACGGCCCCGCCGATCCCGATCGCGATCAGCAGGACGCCGACGAAGGGGGCCACGTACGTGAACAGCAACGATCCGGTCTCGGAGTCGTCATCGTCGTCGGCCATCAGGCGTCACCCGCCTCGAGCCGGTCGCGCCGTCGCGTCTGGAGGTAGCGGAACGTCACGGTCAGTCCGAGTCCGTACGCCCAGTGCGCAACGAGCACGAACGCGAGGTAACCGACGAGCGCCAGGCCGCTCTGTCCCGTGTAGAACGCGAGTATGAACCCCGAGGAGATGATCGTCGCGAAGACGAGCCCCGTCTCGAACAGCATGCGACCGGGGAGGTAGTCCGAGAAGGCGAGGAACAACAGCGGCCAGGTGACCGTCCCGCCGACGAGGAACAGCCCGACGCCCAGGATCGGGTTCGGCGGCAGGCCGACCAGTTCGGCGAGTTCGATGAGCGAGACGAGGTCGAAGACGCCGACGAGCGCCGCCGTCCCGAGCCCGCCCGCCATGAGAACGGTGCCGACGAAGCCGCCGATGGCCGCGAGCGAGGCGTTCGAGGCGACGATCCGCCACGTTGAGCCGACCGCCCCCGACGAGAGCGAACTGGCCGCCTCGGCCTCCGGCGCGTACGACCGGCGGACGGTCTCGGGTTCGGTCGGGGTCATGTCGTAGCGGTCAACCATGCGCGCCTCGAACCACTGCCACTCGTTGGTGAACTGGTTCGTCTTCTTCAGGTTCCAGGGGTCGGTGCTCTCCACCCGGTCTCCCTGCCAGTACGACGCGAGCATGTTGTACAGCCAGAGGAGCGCGCTGATGCCGACGACGTACGAACCGACGGTGGCGATCTGCTGGGCCAGTTGGAACTCCGCCGGGTAGATGGCCTGTCGACGGGGCAGGCCAAGCCCGCCGATGACCAACAGCGTCATGAACGCGACCGTGCCCCCGAACACGAGGAGCACGGACTGGAATCGGGCGAGCCGGCGGTCGTACCACCGGCCGGTGATGAGCGGATACCAGTAGTAGCTCGCCGCGATCATCATAAAGGGGATGATGCCGACGACGATGAGGTGGAAGTGGCCGACCACGTAGTAGGTGCCGTGGTAGAGGATGTCGATCGGGATCACGGCCAGGAAGACGCCGGTGACCCCGCCGATGATGAACGTGCCGATGCCGCCGGCACAGAGGATCAGCGGCGCGGTCATGC
This Salinigranum marinum DNA region includes the following protein-coding sequences:
- a CDS encoding DUF7123 family protein codes for the protein MSRAESATASKRDRLESYLRRRAEEGEFYFKSKFIASEVGLSTKEIGALMPEVRRSATTVDIDEWGYANATTWRVVPTED
- a CDS encoding heme-copper oxidase subunit III: MDGTPDVATHGEGGQTHHASRWPIVAAVGAATLYGGGGLVLAGGSLLPRLPLLGLAGVGVVVLFVGLAGWAYEAFVADYWATQADRSRIYMGGMILFLVSDVATFAAGFVYYAFVRVGSWPPGELPPLVGSLVLANTLVLVVSSGTIHLAHGALEAGRRRRFVRWLAVTVGLGVVFVAGQIYEYYEFVVHEEFALSSGVFASAFFGLTGLHGLHVTLGVVMLGTVLVRALQGQFVEGRDTGVRTVALYWHFVDVVWVFLVAVLYVGAVVG